AATCATTTCTTTCAATGAGAAGCCCAAAGACCCGGCATCCCAGGCCGCCATGGTCAGCTATCCGGATCGAACCAACTGCTATCTCGGTTCAATGGGCATCTACGTTTTTAAAGCCGGCGTTCTTGCCGATATCCTGACGAATAAACCGGATTTCGTCGATTTCGGAAAGGATGTTATTCCCTGGGCTGTCGATAATCTGACTGTTTTCAGCTATGAATTCGATGGCTACTGGCGAGATATCGGTACTATTCGCTCGTTTTACGAGACCAATCTCGAACTGACACGCCAGGACGCGCCTTTCAACTTTTACGACCCTCGAGGACCGATTTACACCCACGCACGGTTTTTGCCCGGTTCGATTATCGAGGATTCAAGCCTGCACGATGTTTTGCTCGGAGACGGTTGCCTGGTCAAGAGTTCCAGCGTCATTCACTCGGTGGTTGGCGTCCGCAGCCAGATACGGCGCGGCAGTGTCATCAGCGATTCTGTGCTAATGGGTGCCGACTGCTACCGGGCCGACAACCACGATCGGCCGATCGGTATCGGCGAGAAATGCTACATCCAGGGCGCCATCATCGATAAAAACGTCAGCATTGGAGCCGGCACCGTGATCAAACCGTTCCCACGCGGCACCAACGCCGATCACGGCAGCTGGGTTATCCAGGACGGCATTGTCGTCGTGCCCAAGGGGACCGTGCTGCCTGAAGGCACTATCATCGAGCCTGAGACCATCGCCAAGCAGTTGACGTTCTAAGTCCGATGCCTGAAAAATCAAGAGGTCCATCCAACCCTCGGTTCGTTATCACCATGGCTTCGGCAGAAATTGTCCCGTTTGCCAAAACGGGCGGACTGGCGGATGTCGTCGGCGCGTTATCCCAAACCTTAGCTTCGTCGGGAGCCAAGGTTAACCTTGCGATGCCGGCTTATCGTGCCGTAATCGCGAATTTTTTGGCGAAACAGAAACCGTCTACCACCCTCGCCATCCGCATCGGTGACAAGATCGTCGGCGTGCAGCTTTACAAAAAACGCATTGGGCGGTCTCTGAATGCCTTTTTTATCCGAGCGGATGAGTATTTCGACCGTGAATGCCTCTACGGGGACGATTCGGGAGACTACTCTGACAATGCGGAGCGTTTCGCCTTTTTCTCTAGGGCCGTTCTCGAGGTCGCGACCATA
This is a stretch of genomic DNA from Dehalogenimonas etheniformans. It encodes these proteins:
- a CDS encoding glucose-1-phosphate adenylyltransferase produces the protein MPSLKDILAVIMGGGRGTRLHPLTALRAKPAIPLAGKYRLIDIPISNCINSSIFRISVLTQFNSASLNRHVSQTYQLDRFHAGFIEILAAEQTVITSDWYQGTADALRKQLIQIQSANPSDILILAGDHLYRMDYSKMVECHWSSGADITVGVIPIGGEEVDRFGVLKRSADGRIISFNEKPKDPASQAAMVSYPDRTNCYLGSMGIYVFKAGVLADILTNKPDFVDFGKDVIPWAVDNLTVFSYEFDGYWRDIGTIRSFYETNLELTRQDAPFNFYDPRGPIYTHARFLPGSIIEDSSLHDVLLGDGCLVKSSSVIHSVVGVRSQIRRGSVISDSVLMGADCYRADNHDRPIGIGEKCYIQGAIIDKNVSIGAGTVIKPFPRGTNADHGSWVIQDGIVVVPKGTVLPEGTIIEPETIAKQLTF